From one Thalassobaculum sp. OXR-137 genomic stretch:
- the phnE gene encoding phosphonate ABC transporter, permease protein PhnE, translating into MSAITAGETARLNASYGEVLGVHRRQFLWPVGLVVAVIAYLVYAFFAFDVPDLIAKSRLDRGVLLGLDSVAYKVHVEKNLRRDLVEVAVEGERTATYDEADLPDWVQVSGPNANEGRIDIDMGGGYRFVIEGEVLTVTGPGLQRPFVVTAGGETLSWEGDTPSWIELNPKKVDVKPSLFQRAQVTSGRILVFRYFWGWEDFWFDFRSPLHDVSAGALWSLAWSDERLDPEMSNAALIFHEFWTNEGWQHGDVFKALLETVIMAFLGTVVAAFVALPLAFMAAANVNPDPVSRFFIRRFFDFVRGVDMLIWSLIFIRSFGLGPLTGVMAIALTDTGTLGKLFSEAIENIDNKQVEGMQSTGAGALTRYRFGVIPQILPVFISQSLYYLESNTRSATVIGALGAGGIGLKLVETLRTGKDWENTAYIIVLTLIVVIGMDMTSGWLRRKLTGVGRD; encoded by the coding sequence ATGAGCGCCATCACCGCCGGCGAGACCGCCCGCCTGAACGCGTCCTATGGCGAGGTGCTGGGCGTTCACCGCCGCCAGTTCCTGTGGCCTGTCGGGCTGGTGGTCGCCGTGATCGCCTACCTGGTCTACGCCTTCTTCGCCTTCGATGTTCCCGACCTGATCGCCAAGTCGCGGCTGGACCGTGGCGTCCTGCTCGGCCTCGACAGCGTCGCCTACAAGGTCCATGTCGAGAAGAACCTGCGCCGCGACCTAGTGGAGGTGGCCGTCGAGGGCGAGCGCACCGCCACCTATGACGAGGCGGACCTGCCGGACTGGGTGCAGGTGAGCGGCCCGAACGCGAACGAAGGCCGGATCGACATCGACATGGGCGGCGGCTACCGCTTCGTGATCGAGGGCGAGGTTCTGACGGTGACGGGGCCTGGACTCCAGCGGCCCTTCGTGGTGACCGCCGGCGGCGAGACCTTGAGCTGGGAAGGCGACACGCCGTCCTGGATCGAGCTGAACCCGAAAAAGGTCGACGTGAAGCCGAGCCTGTTCCAGCGCGCCCAGGTGACCTCCGGCCGGATCCTGGTGTTCCGCTATTTCTGGGGCTGGGAGGATTTCTGGTTCGATTTCCGCTCGCCGCTGCACGACGTGTCGGCCGGCGCGCTGTGGTCGCTCGCCTGGTCGGACGAGCGTCTCGATCCGGAGATGTCCAACGCGGCCCTGATCTTCCACGAGTTCTGGACGAACGAGGGCTGGCAGCACGGCGACGTCTTCAAGGCCCTGCTCGAGACCGTGATCATGGCGTTCCTGGGCACCGTGGTCGCCGCCTTCGTGGCCCTGCCCCTGGCGTTCATGGCCGCGGCCAACGTCAATCCGGACCCCGTCAGCCGGTTCTTCATCCGCCGGTTCTTCGACTTCGTGCGCGGCGTCGACATGCTGATCTGGTCGCTGATCTTCATCCGGTCGTTCGGCCTCGGCCCGCTGACCGGCGTGATGGCGATCGCGCTGACCGATACCGGCACCCTGGGCAAGCTGTTCTCCGAGGCGATCGAGAACATCGACAACAAGCAGGTCGAGGGCATGCAGTCCACCGGCGCCGGCGCCCTGACCCGCTACCGCTTCGGGGTGATCCCGCAGATCCTGCCGGTGTTCATCTCCCAGTCCCTGTACTACCTGGAATCCAACACCCGCTCGGCCACGGTGATCGGGGCGTTGGGGGCGGGCGGCATCGGCCTGAAACTGGTCGAGACGTTGCGCACCGGGAAGGACTGGGAGAACACCGCCTACATCATCGTGCTGACCCTGATCGTGGTCATCGGCATGGACATGACCTCCGGCTGGCTCCGCCGCAAACTGACCGGCGTCGGCCGCGACTGA
- the phnE gene encoding phosphonate ABC transporter, permease protein PhnE translates to MAMTTVDQLQAHASSLEKRRRLYTVLGAVVFAFLVVMGFIGAEEMNSGGFVQGLSKFFDYPSNIVAETHNAGLGWFERLWVYLPALFETINMAAVATIFGTVFAVCLSFASTRGLGVWPPIIPVARRIMDITRAFPELILALFLIFMLGSSPVPAIIAVAFHTAGALGKLFSEVNENIDRGPLEGMTAAGASWSKRMRWAVLPQVLPNYTSYMLLRFEINIRASAILGFVGAGGIGTELRKAISWANGADIAALFVLLFLTIMVIDQISGHVRRRLVGGMFVGAR, encoded by the coding sequence ATGGCCATGACCACCGTCGATCAGCTGCAGGCCCATGCCTCCTCCCTGGAGAAGCGTCGGCGCCTGTACACCGTCCTGGGAGCCGTGGTCTTCGCCTTCCTGGTGGTGATGGGCTTCATCGGCGCCGAGGAGATGAACTCCGGCGGCTTCGTCCAGGGTCTGTCCAAGTTCTTCGACTATCCGAGCAACATCGTCGCCGAAACCCACAATGCCGGGCTCGGCTGGTTCGAGCGGCTGTGGGTCTACCTGCCCGCCCTTTTCGAGACCATCAATATGGCGGCGGTCGCGACCATCTTCGGCACCGTCTTCGCCGTCTGCCTGTCCTTCGCCTCGACCCGGGGCCTGGGCGTCTGGCCGCCGATCATTCCGGTCGCGCGGCGAATCATGGACATCACCCGGGCCTTTCCCGAACTCATCCTCGCCCTGTTCCTGATCTTCATGCTCGGCTCCTCGCCGGTCCCGGCGATCATCGCCGTCGCCTTCCACACGGCGGGCGCGCTGGGCAAGCTGTTCTCCGAGGTTAACGAGAATATCGACCGCGGCCCGCTGGAAGGCATGACGGCGGCAGGCGCGAGCTGGTCGAAGCGCATGCGCTGGGCGGTGCTGCCCCAGGTGCTGCCGAACTATACGAGCTACATGCTGCTGCGCTTCGAAATCAACATCCGCGCCTCGGCGATCCTGGGCTTCGTCGGCGCCGGCGGCATCGGCACCGAGCTGCGGAAGGCGATCAGCTGGGCCAATGGCGCCGACATCGCCGCTCTCTTCGTCCTGCTGTTCCTGACGATCATGGTGATCGACCAGATCTCCGGCCATGTGCGCCGGCGTCTCGTCGGCGGCATGTTCGTCGGCGCGCGCTGA
- the phnD gene encoding phosphonate ABC transporter substrate-binding protein, translating into MTFLRTAAAAAVTALVAFAGTAPVSAADLGIKEFRIGLLGGENASDRLKSNECLRERTEKLLGVETKLFAPADYNGVIEGLLGGNLDMAWLGASGYAAVYLKDPEAVEPVLVKINVDGSYGYHSIGFARADSGIKSLDDMKDKKFGFGDPNSTSGYLIPSIEIPAAGFPMTPGEYFGDVVFTGGHEQTIVAVYNGDIEAGVTWADGIGAWEEGYNSGALRKAVDAGLVDMTQLVEIWRSKVIPEGPIVLRKALPEKVKLLMTGLMASLESMDAECAYGVMAGEVKGLAPITHEEYQSIIDARKSKIGK; encoded by the coding sequence ATGACCTTTCTGCGCACTGCGGCGGCCGCCGCCGTCACTGCCCTGGTCGCGTTCGCCGGCACCGCGCCGGTCTCCGCGGCCGATCTCGGCATCAAGGAATTCCGCATCGGCCTGCTCGGCGGCGAGAACGCCTCCGACCGTCTGAAGAGCAACGAGTGCCTGCGCGAGCGCACCGAGAAGCTGCTGGGCGTGGAAACCAAGCTGTTCGCCCCGGCCGACTATAACGGCGTGATCGAGGGCCTGCTCGGCGGCAACCTGGACATGGCCTGGCTCGGCGCGTCGGGTTATGCAGCCGTCTATCTGAAGGACCCCGAGGCGGTCGAGCCGGTCCTGGTGAAGATCAATGTGGACGGCTCCTACGGCTACCACTCCATCGGCTTCGCCCGTGCCGACAGCGGCATCAAGAGCCTGGACGACATGAAGGACAAGAAGTTCGGTTTCGGTGATCCGAACTCCACCTCCGGCTACCTGATCCCGTCGATCGAAATCCCGGCGGCCGGCTTCCCGATGACCCCGGGCGAGTATTTCGGCGACGTCGTCTTCACCGGCGGCCACGAGCAGACCATCGTCGCGGTCTATAACGGCGATATCGAAGCCGGCGTGACCTGGGCCGACGGTATCGGCGCCTGGGAAGAGGGCTACAACTCCGGCGCCCTGCGCAAGGCGGTCGATGCCGGCCTGGTCGACATGACCCAGCTCGTCGAGATCTGGCGCTCGAAGGTCATCCCGGAAGGCCCGATCGTGCTGCGCAAGGCGCTGCCGGAGAAGGTCAAGCTGCTGATGACCGGTCTGATGGCCAGCCTGGAGTCGATGGACGCCGAGTGCGCCTATGGCGTGATGGCCGGCGAGGTGAAGGGCCTGGCCCCGATCACCCACGAGGAATACCAGAGCATCATCGACGCCCGTAAGTCGAAGATCGGCAAGTAA